Genomic segment of Streptomyces alboniger:
CGTCGGACATCGCCGCCACCCGCTCCCCGATCTCCCGCGCGTCACCGAGCGCGCCGATGTTCACGCACAGGACGAACTGCCCCAGGTCGGCGCCCTGTTCGCCGTAGGTGTGCTTGCTCCAGCTGGCCCCGGCCAGGGGGCCGCAGAGCAGTTCGGCGAGCAGACCGACGCCCGATCCCTTGTGTCCGCCGAAGTCCGAGCCGAGACCGCCCAGGGGAAGCAGGGCGTACCCCTCGCGGGCCTTGAGGCCGGCGACGACGCGCGGGATGTCGGTCGAGGAGGCCCCGTCGGGGCCGACGGCCCAGCCGTCGAGCATCGGCCTGCCCTCGCGGTGCAGCCGCTCCAGCTTGCCCCGGGGGACGATGCTGGTGGCCGCGTCGTAGCAGAGCGGCTCGTCCGGGGTGGGCAGCGCGTAACTGACCGGGTCCGTGCCGAACATCGGCTCGGCGGCGCCGGCCGGCGCCACCTGTGGCGTGGCGTTGGTGGTCACCAGGGCGAACGTGCCCGAGCGGGCGGCCCGTTCGGCGTACCAGCCGGCGATGCCGATGTGGTTGGACCTGCGTACGGCGACGGCGGCGACGCCGTGCTCCTTGGCCCGGGCGACGGCGTGGTCCACCGCGAAGCACAGCGCGGGCTGGCCGAGTCCGTTGTGCGCGTCGACGACGCTGACGCCGCCGTCCTCCCGGACGACCTCCGGTCGGGCGTCCTTGTCGATGGTGCCCTTGTGCAGGCCCTCCACGTAGCGGCGCAGCCGGGCGACGCCGTGGCTGTCCACTCCGGCGAGGTCGGCCGCCACGAGGACGTCCGCGGTCAGGTCCGCGTCGTCCGCGCGGGCTCCGGCCGCGACCAGCGCCTGCGTCACGAAGTCGGTGAGGGCCTTCCGGTCCACCGTGATCATGCTTGCTCCAAGAGTGCTGTGCCCTGCCATTGGTCGCAGGCCTGGTGTGCGGCCCGTGCCAGTCCTCGCCAGAGGTCGGGCCCCGTGACGGCGCCCCGCGAGGAGGTGCGGGCGATCTGATGTGTACTCATCGGCCCTTCGGGCGGAGGTGCGGTGACGCGGACCGCGACGAGTGCGGTGGGCAGTCCGGCCCCGGCGCGCCGCTGGGCGATGGCGCCGGGGAGCTTGCCCTGCCAGGTGCCCTCGTCGACGACTCCCTCCGCGGTGAGCACGAGGGGGGCCGCGCCGACGGCGTCCTCGGGGTCGGCGATCTCGAGCATGCCGGTGGCCCCGCTCTCGGCGGTCGCGCGGGCGACGGCCGTCAGGCCGAACCCCGTACCGCCGCCGGCGCCGAACCAGGGCTCCTCGAAGCGGCGTGGCGCCTCCGGGTCTCCGGCCTCGGCCAGCAGGCGCAACAGGTGGTGCAACGCCCTCACCGCCTGGGGGCGGTTGTGGGCGGTGACTCCCTTCTGCGCGCCGAAGGTCGTGAGGTTGCCGGACAGCGGGGTGCTGACGTCGGCCAGGAACCGCAGCCGGACGCCTGCGAGCCGTCGGCGTGCGGGGGCGAGGTCGACGGCGACCGCCGAGGTCAGCGTCCGGGGGCACGGGTCGACGGGGTGGCCGAAGCGGTCGACGAAGCGCGCCCCGAGAGCCGCGAGGGCGCCGGCCCCGCCGTCCACGACGGCGGTGCCGCCGAGCCCGATGACGAGGGAGGTGGCACCGGCGTCGACGGCCGCCGCGACGATCTGCCCCACTCCGCGTGAGGTCGCTTCGAGCGGGTCGAGTTCGTGCGGGCGCAGCGCTCCCAGTCCGCACACGCTCGCCGTTTCGACCACCGCCGTCGAGGGGTCGAGCGCCAGCCACTCGGTGCTCCGCGCCCTGCCCCGTGCGTCGTCCGCCTCCGCCGGCCGCCGCAGGCCGCCGCGCACCGCTTCGAGGGCGTCGAGGGTGCCGTCGCCGCCGTCCGCCAGGGGGCACAGCGCGATGTCGGCGTACGGCCGGGCGCTGCGGACCCCTTCGGCGAGGGCGGTGGCGACCTGCGACGAAGTGGCGTACCCCCGCATGCAGTTGGGGGCGATGACGACGTCGGGGCGGAGTGCGGGCAGGCCGTCGTCGCTCATGAAGCCGCGGGCAGGTCGCGTCGCACCCAGGTCCGCAGGAGGAGGCGGGTGTAGTCCGGCGCGTCCTGGAACTCGGTGCGCCCGTGCAGCACGGACAGGTTGTCGAACAGGGCGAGTTCGCCCTCGTTCAGCTTCCCGACCACGGCCTCGGCGCAGGCGTCGACGGCGGCGTCGAGCGCGTCGAGCGCCTTGAGCTGCCTCTCCGTGAGGTCCGGCACGCCGGGGTGGTCGTGTCCCTGCTCGATGTAGCTGCGCAGGTAGGTGATGGACGGGCGGTCGTGCTGGGTGAACAGGACCGGCTTGACCGTGGTCGGCCCGGCCCCGTCCCTCTGGTCGCCTCGCCGGTCGAAGTGGAAGGGCTCCCGCAGGGTGGCGAGCACGTCGTCGGAGAGCAGCCGCTCCAGGTCCCGTACGTGTACGCAGCGCAGCGCGCCGCCGTCGACGGACTGGCGCACGCAGAACAGCGTGAAGACGTCGGGGGCGGGCAGCGGGGCCTCCGCCCCGTCGGTGTGCAGGTCGCCGCCGAAGCGTGTGTCCGAGTAACGGACCCGGCCCCGCTGGCTGATGCTGGCCCCTCGGTCGCGGACCTCGCGTACGAGGGTCCCCTCGCGGTTCTGCGGCATCGGTTCGCCCAGCAGACGGGTGACGCGGACGACCGCCCGCTCGCCCCGCGCCTGTCCGGGCCGCAGTCCGGTCAGGACCAGGACGCCGGCACCGGCGTACAGATGGGTGCGGGCCAGCTCGTCCAGCTCGGCGCGCGCGGCCGTCCGGTCCGCCGACGTCACGTCGTCGGCGGTCAGGTAGTTCCTGAGCTTTTCGGACACAGACACCCTGACAGGGTCAAACCCATCGGTTGGTGAATTGACTTGCGAAGCCGAGGGGGCATCCTCGCCTTCAATTGCTGAAGGAAGCACCTGGAAAGTCTCCAAACGGAACAGATCCCCCCGGAAAATCGCGCGAAAGATAATGTGCCGCGATGCCGAGAAACAGGGATGAGTGATCCGGCGAAGCCGGATCCGCAGACCTCTGACGAATTCAGGTAAAGCCCGCTTTACACCGCCGGAGCGTCTGCGATTTCACCGGAGGCGGAGACGACCGCGCCGGAACCCGCCGGATACGGAGCGAGGGCCAGCAGCGTCAGTGACCAACATCATCTCGAGCTGGACACAGCCAAGCATGCAGGCCAGGCGACTGTCAACAATTTGTTGAAGGGTGGTTGGCGGCGAGTCCGGGCCGCGGACCCCCGTCCGCACGTCAGCTCAACTCCCGCACACCACGGGCGGATCCGCCCGGGCGCCCGCTCGCCGCACACCCCGAACCCTCCGGATTCGCCACCTCACTCTAGTTACTGACAAGTAATCATTGACCTTGATCATCACCGGCATATAGGTTCCGATCGCTTTATCCGAACCGGCACCCAAAAAGTGCGGCGGCCGACCTCAGAATTCGGGCAGGTCGCCACAGAAAGAAATCAGGTCCACCACCACGTGGCAGCCTGTCGGAACATGAAAGGCGCTCGTCTTGCCACCGAGATCTAAACCGGTACGCATCGCCGTATGGACAGGCATCGCGGCGGTCGGCGCGGCCGGCTGGTCCGTACTCGCGCTCTCCCGGGGCGAGAAGGTCTCGGCGATGTGGATCATCGCCGCGGCCGTCGGCTCGTACCTGGTCGCACACCGCTTCTACGCGCGCTTCATCGCGCGGCGCGTGCTGCGCCTGGACGACCGCAGGGCGACCCCGGCCGAGCGCCTCGACGACGGCGTCGACTTCCATCCCACGGACAAGCGGGTCCTGTTCGGACACCACTTCGCGGCGATCGCGGGCGCCGGACCGCTGGTGGGCCCGGTGCTCGCGGCACAGATGGGCTATCTGCCCGGCACCATCTGGATCATCGTCGGCGTCATCTTCGCGGGCGCCGTCCAGGACATGGTCGTGCTGTTCTTCTCGCTGCGCCGGGGCGGCAAGTCCCTCGGACAGATGGCCCACGACGAGATCGGCAAAGTCGGCGGCATCGCGGCCATGGTGGCCGTCTTCGCGATCATGATCATCATCCTGGCCGTCCTCGCGATGATCGTCGTCAACGCCCTCGCCCACTCGGCCTGGGGCACCTTCTCCATCGCGATGACCATCCCCATCGCCCTGTTCATGGGCGTCTACCTGCGCCGTCTGCGCCCGGGCAGGGTCACCGAGGTCAGCCTGATCGGCGTCGTCCTGCTGCTCGCCGCGATCGTCGGAGGCAACTGGGTCGCGAACTCCTCGTTCGCCGGCGCCTTCGTCCTCTCCCCGAAGACCCTGGTCGTCTGCCTGGTGGCGTACGGCTTCGTGGCGTCGGTCCTGCCCGTGTGGATGCTCCTGGCCCCCCGCGACTACCTCTCCACCTTCATGAAGGTGGGCACGATCGTGCTGCTCGCCGTGGGCGTCCTGGTGGCGATGCCGGACCTCGCGGTCGCCCCGGTCAGCGAGTTCGCCCACGCGGGTACCGGTCCGGTCTTCTCGGGCGGCCTGTTCCCCTTCGCCTTCATCACCATCGCCTGTGGCGCCCTGTCCGGCTTCCACTCCCTCATCTCCTCGGGAACCACGCCGAAGATGGTCGAGAAGGAATCCCACGTCGCCCTCATCGGGTACGGCTCCATGCTCCTGGAGTCCTTCGTCGCGATCATGGCGCTCGTGGCCGCGTGCGTCATCGACCCGGGCCTCTACTACGCGATGAACGCTCCCGCCGGCGTCACGGGCGACACCCTCCAGTCCGCTTCCCAGGCCGTCGCCGGCTTCGGCTTCCACATCACGCCCGACCAACTGGCCCAGGCAGCCGACTCGGTCGGCGAGGAGTCCCTCGTCTCGCGCACGGGCGGCGCGCCGACCCTCGCGGTCGGCATGGCTCAGATCCTCGCCTCGGCCTTCGGCAGTGACGGCATGATGTCGTTCTGGTACCACTTCGCGATCATGTTCGAGGCACTGTTCATCCTGACCGCCGTCGACGCCGCCACCCGCGTGGGCCGCTTCATGCTCCAGGACATGCTCGGCAACGTCGTGCCCCGCTTCCGGGACAAGGACTGGCGGCCCGGCATCTGGATCGCCTCCGCCGCGGTCGTCCTGGCCTGGGGCTACTTCCTCTGGGTCGGCGTCACCGACCCGCTGGGCGGCATCAACCAGCTCTTCCCCCTGTTCGGCACCGCCAACCAGCTCCTCGCCTGCATCGCTCTCGCCGTGTGCACGGCCCTCCTGGTCAAGTCCGGCCGCCTGAAGTGGGCCTGGGTCACCGGCGCTCCGCTCGCCTGGGCGCTGGCGGTGACCATGACGGCCTCCTGGCACAAGGTGTTCTCCGACAACCCGGCCCTGGGCTTCTTCGCCCAACGCGCCAAGTACCAGGACGCGTTGGAGGACGGCAAGGTCCTTGCGCCGGCCAAGTCCCTTGACGACATGGCCACCGTCGTCCACAACTCCACGGTCACCGGCGTCCTGTCGGTCGTCTTCGCCGTCCTGACCCTCGTGGTGGTCGCCTCCTGCGCGTGGGTGTGCGTCAAGGCCGTCCGCAACGGCGGTTCCCTGCCGCTGACCGAGACGGAGTACGTGGAGTCGCGGATCCCGGCCCCCGCCACCGGCACCGGGCGGACGTCCGAGCCCGAGCCCGAACCGGCCGGTACCGGGGCCTCCCGGTGAGGTGGATCCCGGCCGCCGCCGCGGGCCCGGCCGAAGCGCTGAGCCGCGGCGTCACCCTGCTGCGCCGCGGCCTGGCCTGGCTGCGCTGGTACGTCGCCGAACTCAATGGAGAGCACGCGTACGAGCGTTACGCGGCGCGGGCGCGCGACGCCCGTCGGCCCGTGCTGCCGCGCCGGGCCTTCGAGCGCGAACGCCTCGACCGCCGCGACCGGGACCCGCTCCAGTACGACGGCTGCTGCTGACCGCCGGCCCGTCGGCGCCACTCCCCCGTGCCGTGCCGCCCGCCTTTCCCCCTGGCACGCCCACCCTTCCCTTGGCACGCACACCTTTTCCCTTCGCAGAGGAGCCGCATGTGTCACGCGTGGACAGCCTTCGCATCCGGGAGGCCGAGGAGGCGGCACGCGCCGTGCTGTCTCCCGGCGCCCATGACTTCTATGCCGCCGGCGCGGACGAGGAACTGACCCTCGGCGAAGCCGAACGGTCCTGGCGCACCTGGCGTTTCCTGCCGAGAGTGCTGCGGGACGTCTCCCACGTGGACACCTCGCTCGACCTCCTGGGCACACGCCTGAGCGCACCGGTCCTGGCGGCGCCCACCGCCTTCCACACCATGGCCCACCCCGACGGGGAGGTCGCCACGGCCGGTGGTCTCGCGCGCGCGGGTTCGCTCCTGGTGCTGTCCTCCCGGGCCACCCGGCCGGTGGAGGAGGTAGCGGCGGTCGCGGGGCCCTGGTGGTACCAGGTCTACGTGCTGCGCGACCGCGAGCTGACCGTCCGCCAGGTGGAGCGGGCCGTGGCCGCCGGTGCCCGCGCCCTGGTCCTCACCGTCGACGCCCCGTACGTCGCCCACAAGCCGCGCGTACGGCTTCCCCTGCCCCTTCCCGCAGGGGACCCGCTCGCCCGTGCCGTCGGCGTGGACACCCGGACCCGGGACTGGGAACAGGACCCGTCCATCGGCCCGGACGCCATCGGCCGCCTGACCGGGCTGTCCGGGTTGCCCGTACTGGTCAAGGGCGTGCTCCGCGCCGACGACGCCAAGATGTGCGTCGACGCGGGCGCGGCCGGTGTGATCGTCTCCAACCACGGCGGGCGCCAGCTGGACCGCGCCGTCTCGACCGCGTCGGCCCTGCCGCACGTCGCGCGGGCGGTGGGTGACACCGTGCCCGTCCTGGTGGACGGAGGAATCCGTACGGGCACGGACATCCTGACGGCCCTGGCCCTGGGCGCACGGGCCGTCCTCGTGGGGCGCCCTGTCCTGTGGGCCCTGGCCGACGGAGGCTCCGACGCCGTACGGGAGTTGTTCACGGCCTACCGCGGTCGGCTCTCCGAGGCGATGGCCCTGGCCGGAGTCGCTTCTCTGCGCGATATCGCCCCCGACCTGCTGGCCGGGTCTCCGGCGTACTAGTCGGATCCCACCAGACCGCCAACTGGCCTTTGCATGAAGGAATATAACTCCCGCTTTGGGCCCCCATAAGGAACCCGGCGAGAAGGCCGAACGCGGGAAACTCCTTCTTCAACAATCTGTTGACACTCGTCTGAGCTGCATGGTTGGCTTCCAGGCGCCAGAGAAGAGCAGCGCCGCGCGCC
This window contains:
- a CDS encoding carbon starvation CstA family protein, with protein sequence MPPRSKPVRIAVWTGIAAVGAAGWSVLALSRGEKVSAMWIIAAAVGSYLVAHRFYARFIARRVLRLDDRRATPAERLDDGVDFHPTDKRVLFGHHFAAIAGAGPLVGPVLAAQMGYLPGTIWIIVGVIFAGAVQDMVVLFFSLRRGGKSLGQMAHDEIGKVGGIAAMVAVFAIMIIILAVLAMIVVNALAHSAWGTFSIAMTIPIALFMGVYLRRLRPGRVTEVSLIGVVLLLAAIVGGNWVANSSFAGAFVLSPKTLVVCLVAYGFVASVLPVWMLLAPRDYLSTFMKVGTIVLLAVGVLVAMPDLAVAPVSEFAHAGTGPVFSGGLFPFAFITIACGALSGFHSLISSGTTPKMVEKESHVALIGYGSMLLESFVAIMALVAACVIDPGLYYAMNAPAGVTGDTLQSASQAVAGFGFHITPDQLAQAADSVGEESLVSRTGGAPTLAVGMAQILASAFGSDGMMSFWYHFAIMFEALFILTAVDAATRVGRFMLQDMLGNVVPRFRDKDWRPGIWIASAAVVLAWGYFLWVGVTDPLGGINQLFPLFGTANQLLACIALAVCTALLVKSGRLKWAWVTGAPLAWALAVTMTASWHKVFSDNPALGFFAQRAKYQDALEDGKVLAPAKSLDDMATVVHNSTVTGVLSVVFAVLTLVVVASCAWVCVKAVRNGGSLPLTETEYVESRIPAPATGTGRTSEPEPEPAGTGASR
- a CDS encoding TauD/TfdA family dioxygenase — its product is MSVSEKLRNYLTADDVTSADRTAARAELDELARTHLYAGAGVLVLTGLRPGQARGERAVVRVTRLLGEPMPQNREGTLVREVRDRGASISQRGRVRYSDTRFGGDLHTDGAEAPLPAPDVFTLFCVRQSVDGGALRCVHVRDLERLLSDDVLATLREPFHFDRRGDQRDGAGPTTVKPVLFTQHDRPSITYLRSYIEQGHDHPGVPDLTERQLKALDALDAAVDACAEAVVGKLNEGELALFDNLSVLHGRTEFQDAPDYTRLLLRTWVRRDLPAAS
- a CDS encoding glycerate kinase → MSDDGLPALRPDVVIAPNCMRGYATSSQVATALAEGVRSARPYADIALCPLADGGDGTLDALEAVRGGLRRPAEADDARGRARSTEWLALDPSTAVVETASVCGLGALRPHELDPLEATSRGVGQIVAAAVDAGATSLVIGLGGTAVVDGGAGALAALGARFVDRFGHPVDPCPRTLTSAVAVDLAPARRRLAGVRLRFLADVSTPLSGNLTTFGAQKGVTAHNRPQAVRALHHLLRLLAEAGDPEAPRRFEEPWFGAGGGTGFGLTAVARATAESGATGMLEIADPEDAVGAAPLVLTAEGVVDEGTWQGKLPGAIAQRRAGAGLPTALVAVRVTAPPPEGPMSTHQIARTSSRGAVTGPDLWRGLARAAHQACDQWQGTALLEQA
- a CDS encoding Ldh family oxidoreductase, translated to MITVDRKALTDFVTQALVAAGARADDADLTADVLVAADLAGVDSHGVARLRRYVEGLHKGTIDKDARPEVVREDGGVSVVDAHNGLGQPALCFAVDHAVARAKEHGVAAVAVRRSNHIGIAGWYAERAARSGTFALVTTNATPQVAPAGAAEPMFGTDPVSYALPTPDEPLCYDAATSIVPRGKLERLHREGRPMLDGWAVGPDGASSTDIPRVVAGLKAREGYALLPLGGLGSDFGGHKGSGVGLLAELLCGPLAGASWSKHTYGEQGADLGQFVLCVNIGALGDAREIGERVAAMSDEIRAARQAVPGVPVRLPGDRRRTSAGERSAHGIPLLAPVVADLARIAELVGLAPLRGREPVA
- a CDS encoding alpha-hydroxy acid oxidase, which encodes MSRVDSLRIREAEEAARAVLSPGAHDFYAAGADEELTLGEAERSWRTWRFLPRVLRDVSHVDTSLDLLGTRLSAPVLAAPTAFHTMAHPDGEVATAGGLARAGSLLVLSSRATRPVEEVAAVAGPWWYQVYVLRDRELTVRQVERAVAAGARALVLTVDAPYVAHKPRVRLPLPLPAGDPLARAVGVDTRTRDWEQDPSIGPDAIGRLTGLSGLPVLVKGVLRADDAKMCVDAGAAGVIVSNHGGRQLDRAVSTASALPHVARAVGDTVPVLVDGGIRTGTDILTALALGARAVLVGRPVLWALADGGSDAVRELFTAYRGRLSEAMALAGVASLRDIAPDLLAGSPAY
- a CDS encoding CstA-like transporter-associated (seleno)protein, translated to MRWIPAAAAGPAEALSRGVTLLRRGLAWLRWYVAELNGEHAYERYAARARDARRPVLPRRAFERERLDRRDRDPLQYDGCC